In Alkalibacter saccharofermentans DSM 14828, the sequence CTACTCTCGCAAGCTCTCGTAAGCGTTGGGTACCTATCCCAAAAGCTTGGGAAGCTTCTTTGATGCTAAGAAGTTTCTTTTCTTTCATCTCGTTTTACCTCTTTTCTTAGTTTTATTTATAATTTCTTTAACTGCTTCATATGGGGTTGGATCAGTATAAAGTGATACACTAACTTTAAGGTCAAACATTTCTTCTCTGTGCTTCTTTTTCTTATTTGTCCTCTGTCGTTCACGTGACATAATCACACCCCCTGGGCATAGTTTAGCCCCTGATTGCTCCGGATAGCCTTTCGACTCACGGAGACTTTACTCTGTTTCGTTGAAGAATAAATCTTTTATGTCTGCATCTAGTTCTTTGGCAATTTTGATCATTAGATCTCTAGATGGGTTAGCTGCGTTCTTTTCTATTTTTGATAAATACTGTTGAGAAATTCCAATGCTCTGTGATAAATCCATTTGTTTGATGCCTCTTTCAACTCGTTTTGCTTTGATTGTGTACTTGCCCATAATCTCACCCTCCCTCCAAACAAACTCTAGTTTATATTTGAAGTATACATTACAAACTACAGTTATGTCAAGAAAAACAATAAGCTGTAGTTTAAAAAATGATTGCGATATATAAACTGTGTGGTATTATTAGATTGAGGTGATATATTTGATCAAGGAAAGATTGAAAGAATTAAGGGAAAATAGAAAGATTTCTCAAGCAGAGTTGGGAAAGGAAGTTGGAGTTTCTGGCGCGTATATCCAGCAGTTGGAAAAGGGCGTTAAAAAAAATCCATCTCTTGAAGTTGTTTTAAAACTAGCATCCTTCTTCCAAGACGATTTTTATTACCTGATTGGGGCTAAGCAAAATATCGACACCTTCATGCTTGATATAAATGCGATAAACGATTATGCGCATAGGTATGATATTGATTACAATAAATTTCTAAACCTAACGACTGAAAACGACGTGTATGAATCGGAACCGAATATCAAAAGGCTAAGGATGTCTTTAGGCATGAGTGCGGAAGAGTTTGCCGATGCCATAGAAATTAAGCCAGAAGATTTGTATTTTTACGAACTGGGAGCATTGGCGCCGTTACATGTTTACATCAAGATGGCGATTATATTGAACGTTCCACTCATTGAAGTCATCGAACATACAAGTTATATGCGCATAATCGGTGGATATTCAATTTTCTTTTTCGATTCCTTGGAAGGATTTCAAAGTGAGTTCAAAGGTAAGCTCGACAAAGAAACGTATGAAGAAGTATTGAGGTTTATGAAAAAACACGAATCCCTTCTTCAGCAAAGGAGAAAAAACATTAACCATCAAGAAATCAATCAAGCCATGCACGATTTGAAGAGTATATATGTATACCTGGGGTGTGTGGAAGAAGTCAGCAGCGAAGTTCTTTTAGAAATAATTCAAGGAGAAGACACAAAACATTTGTTAGCATATCTTTACGACAAATACAGATACAAGAAAGATTTTTCAGAAATTAAATCTGTTAGATGGGTTCCATTTCACGCTAAAGAGGAAAAAGAGGATAATAATAACTAACCCGGAGGTGATACCATGGCCAGAGCACCAAAAACAAACAGCCGCATAAACAACAACGACTATTACCGCACAAGGCTTAAGATTGGCACAGACGAACAGGGCAAATTATTATATAAAAACTTCTATGGCAAGACTAAGGGAGAAGCAGAAGCAAAGAAGAAACAGTATGCTAAGGAGCTTGAAGAGGGCATAAACCCTGATTTGGGCGCCCAATCCCTTGATAGAGCCTTGTATAACTGGCTATGGAACATCGAGAAGCTTTCGGGGCTTAAAAGCTCTACATTCGAGCGTTACGAGGGTATATACAGAAATCATATAAAAGGCACACAGATAGCCGTTCAGCCTGTGAAGCTGATAAAAAAGTTAACCCTACAGAAGCAATACAATGACATGATCGCACAGGGAAAGACCATATCACAGGTTGAAAATATTCATAAGGTATTAAGAAAGTTCTTCAAGTTTGCACTGTCAGAGGACTATATATCAAAAGATCCAACGGTAGGGGTAAAGCTGCCAAAGACAAATGAAGCTGATTACGATTCGGAAGATAGAGACATAGAAGTATTCACAAAAGAAGAAATAAAGACCATACACGCTAATCTTGAAGATGAGAAGCTGCGCTATGTCGCTTTGTTTTCACTGTTTACCGGTTTAAGGCTAGGGGAGATACTGGCACTTGAAAAGACCGATGTAAAAGACGGGTATGTTTATGTAAACAAGTCATTAAGCGTTGTAAAGACTTTTAGTGATGAAAAGAACTATCACTATGGGGTAAAGGTAATCAAGACAAAAACAAAAAGTTCAGTAAGAGAAGTGCCTATTCCCAATCCGATGCAAACAGAGCTTTCAAGGCTTAGCATACTGGTTAAGAAGGAAAAGCTTAAGCTTGGTTCTGCTTATGAAGAAAACAACCTTCTTTTCCCATCACTAACCGGGACATATATAGACAAGCGCAATTTTACCAGATCATGGACCAGGTTTTTAATAAGGGTAGGGGTAGAGCACAAGAAGTTTCACGCATTAAGGCATACATTCGCCACCAGGCTTATTGAAAACGGGGTACCTATAACCACAGTATCAAAGTTGTTGGGTCATAGCTCCATACAGACTACAGAGATATATACCCACGTGCTGAAAGAGGAAAAGGAAAAGGGCATAATGACGTTAAACGATATGCTGAAATAGACGGGTCCAAAAATGGATTCGCCACCAAAAGTATAATTAAGTGCTGGATATATGCTTAAGTGATTCCGCTTAGGCATATTTTAATTTGATATGGTTTGAATGACATTGCTAAAAGCCTTCAGAGGCTCAAAACAAAGAGAAAATAAAAAAGTAATATAAATAGGCTTAAAATGAATAAGTAGGCTTAAAACGCATATATAAGCCTTAAATCAATAAATCGCACATTTCACCATTTTAGTGATTTTTGTCGCCACTGAAATTAGCCACTTAATCGCCACTTGTGTACGAAATAATGCAAAACTATTTAACACGTTATAAAACTAAAAGCCTTGATAACAGTACGTTTTGAAGAAATAAAGAAAGCTATAAAACGATTGAACTAGAATCAGAAGGTCGGGGGTTCGAATCCCTTCGGGCACGCCATTATAAAACGCCTTAGTCGTCAGACTAGGGCGTTTTATAATATGTATAAATAAAGGTTTTCGAACCTGCCGGTTTCATAAACCTCGTAGGGGGCCAAAATAACAAAATTATATTTAAAACACAAATACAATTTTGTTATACTATTACTAAGTATTTGTAAATGAGAAATATCAAGAATATAGTCAAGCACCAATATTAAGCTTGACTCAGATTCTGGTTTTGGGGTGGAATTATGGGATATGAAGCTTGGTATAATGAAATTAATTCGACAAAAATTAATAGACAACACGGACAAGTTAAAATATACAAACTCATTCTTTTGATTTGCATGCTTTCCAGAGGAAAAAGCAAATGGTTCATGCCGGTTAAAGCTGAAGAGGTAGCATTGGATTTCTATAGATATCTAACAGACAATACGGAAATTCGAGATTTATCATTTGGAGATTCGGGTAAGAGAAAGTACTTTGATTTTTTTGATAAAAAATATATTATACATCTGATTGAATCAAATCCCATGAAATATTGGGGTGGCAGCAGTTTGTACGGACATGCCAGATTTGATGGTGAATATTTTTGGATTGATATTGATATAAAATCCAAAGATTGCACGATTGTATATGAGATGACAAAAGAATTATGTATCAGACGTATAGAGTATGAAACGGGGATTCCATTCGACAGCCGGGTAGATTTGCAAGATGAGTATAAATACCTGGTCAGTGAGACTGAAAAACTGGGAATTAAAGAAACAGAAAAAGAGTTCATCATAAAGGGGAGGATAGGTCAAGAGAAATTTAGAAACAGGCTATTAGAAAGATATGACAGGTGTATGCTGTGTGGAGTTAGAAATTACTCATTGCTCATTGCAAGCCATATAAAGCCTTGGAAGGACAGCCTTGATTTTGAGAAAATTGATACAGATAATGGATTTATTTTGTGCCCTAATCACGATAAGCTATTTGACAAAGGATTATTAACTTTTAAAGACTCAGGAACGAGCATGATTTCTAAAAAGCTACATGGAGATATTGATAAGTTGAACGTCGATAGAAGAATCATTTATGAACTTTCTGATGGCAACAAGAGATATTTAGACTGGCATAGGAATATTGTGTTTGAAAGAGAGTGAGATAAAAACGCTCATTATGTGTATCTCATTTTTTTTAGATTTTATTAATTATGTTAATTGTAGCATCTAAGAGATTTAATACTACGCTCAAACTGATAGAATTGAAAATATTGGGTATAAATCAAATGTGAGGATAGTATTCTATTAAGGGAGGTATTGTGATGAGTTTAAAAGACGGCGTAAAGAAAATTTTTGGTTCAGCAAAAGACAAAAGTGAAAAAATAGTTGATAAGACAGAGGACAAGGTTGACAAGGTAAAAGATAAGGCGGATGATAAATTTGAAAAAGCAAAGGATCGGGCGGAGGATTCTTTGAAAAAAACCAAGAACAAGCTTAAGGGCATTAAAGAAAAATCTAAAGATAAAATTGAAGAGTTGTCTGAAAAAGGCGAAAAAATTAAGGGCGAGATAGACGACAAGGTAGAAAAAGTCAAAGATAAAGCTGATGAGTTGAAAGAAGAAACAGCTGAAAAAACTGAAAAAGCAAAGGATAAAGCTAAAGAACTTAAAAAAAAAGCTGAAGGTAAAGTTGAAGAAGCAAGAGAGAATTTGAAAGCAGCAGTTGATGATGTAGATGATGAAAAAGAGAAATAAAAAGCGATAATAAGTTCAAGCCGGTCAAATTGATCGGTTTGTTTTTTTGATTTAAAAAAATATGATAAAAATATTTTACAGAGTCATCACAATATGTGGTATAACCATGACCAATAAATATATATTGAAAAATGGGAAAGTCGAGGTATTTTGAAATATAAA encodes:
- a CDS encoding helix-turn-helix transcriptional regulator, with translation MGKYTIKAKRVERGIKQMDLSQSIGISQQYLSKIEKNAANPSRDLMIKIAKELDADIKDLFFNETE
- a CDS encoding helix-turn-helix transcriptional regulator encodes the protein MIKERLKELRENRKISQAELGKEVGVSGAYIQQLEKGVKKNPSLEVVLKLASFFQDDFYYLIGAKQNIDTFMLDINAINDYAHRYDIDYNKFLNLTTENDVYESEPNIKRLRMSLGMSAEEFADAIEIKPEDLYFYELGALAPLHVYIKMAIILNVPLIEVIEHTSYMRIIGGYSIFFFDSLEGFQSEFKGKLDKETYEEVLRFMKKHESLLQQRRKNINHQEINQAMHDLKSIYVYLGCVEEVSSEVLLEIIQGEDTKHLLAYLYDKYRYKKDFSEIKSVRWVPFHAKEEKEDNNN
- a CDS encoding tyrosine-type recombinase/integrase — its product is MARAPKTNSRINNNDYYRTRLKIGTDEQGKLLYKNFYGKTKGEAEAKKKQYAKELEEGINPDLGAQSLDRALYNWLWNIEKLSGLKSSTFERYEGIYRNHIKGTQIAVQPVKLIKKLTLQKQYNDMIAQGKTISQVENIHKVLRKFFKFALSEDYISKDPTVGVKLPKTNEADYDSEDRDIEVFTKEEIKTIHANLEDEKLRYVALFSLFTGLRLGEILALEKTDVKDGYVYVNKSLSVVKTFSDEKNYHYGVKVIKTKTKSSVREVPIPNPMQTELSRLSILVKKEKLKLGSAYEENNLLFPSLTGTYIDKRNFTRSWTRFLIRVGVEHKKFHALRHTFATRLIENGVPITTVSKLLGHSSIQTTEIYTHVLKEEKEKGIMTLNDMLK
- a CDS encoding HNH endonuclease — protein: MGYEAWYNEINSTKINRQHGQVKIYKLILLICMLSRGKSKWFMPVKAEEVALDFYRYLTDNTEIRDLSFGDSGKRKYFDFFDKKYIIHLIESNPMKYWGGSSLYGHARFDGEYFWIDIDIKSKDCTIVYEMTKELCIRRIEYETGIPFDSRVDLQDEYKYLVSETEKLGIKETEKEFIIKGRIGQEKFRNRLLERYDRCMLCGVRNYSLLIASHIKPWKDSLDFEKIDTDNGFILCPNHDKLFDKGLLTFKDSGTSMISKKLHGDIDKLNVDRRIIYELSDGNKRYLDWHRNIVFERE